Genomic DNA from bacterium:
ACCAGATTCTCCTATAGTGGCCCTGTATCTTTTTATTGCATTATCAATTACTTCCGCCTCAATTCCACCTTTTCTAAGGACTTCGGCCCGGACAGAATTTATATCTTCACGAAGTTGTTCTTTCCAGCCGTATTTTTTGTATAATTTGGGATGGTCCATTTCTATGATTTCTTTCGGGTAGAAGATTTTGGAGTGCATTGACCATGTCAATGCATGCAGTGTCACGGACACTGCACTCCATATTACATAGCCGCAAGCTTTCAAACAATAGTGAACCATCCCTATAATTTTAGGAATGATGTAATAGCTGTCTGCAAGTTTCCCTTGTAACCATTTTGGACCACTTCAAGAAGCCGTTTTTCAACAGTAGTTGGTAAATCTATCGAAATCATATTTCCCTCATCAACACACAATTGTGTTTTTTACTTTGCTAACATCAAATTATACCACATCTTTTAAAAATGTCAAGAGTTTTTTTAAAAATGGGATGCATGTAATAAAAGTAGGTAACCTTTCTTATGTGTAAGAAAAGAAGATGTGGAGATGAAGGGGATATGGGGATATTAATGATGGAATATTGGATATAAAAAAACCCATCATTCCACCATTCCATTACTCCATCATTTCATCATCTCCCTATCTCCATTATCCCCCTATCCCCCTTTTTACACTTTACCTGCAAATTTTACATACACCCTTTAATTATAGGAAACTACCCCTAACCTTTCTCACAAATTATGCTCTACTATCTTGCCACTATCCATTTTTAAATTCGTTCCATTTCATATGAGATAGTATCTGCACTAAAGTCTTGTTCGTGAGGCCAAACTATGCCACCAAAGGCAACCCTTACTGTTGAAAAATAGTCTTTGTTTTTTAGTTCTCTAAATACGCCTTTATTTAAATACGGGGAAACATCGAAGGTTCCAGATTGGCCATCAGATAAATTAACTTTTAACTTATAGCTATCTATCGGCTCCACATGTATTACTTTAAGCATTTCTCACCTCATCTTATTTAAGTGGATCAATCTTGAATAACTCTTGACCATCAATAGCCAATTTCCAATCAGCCAGCAAATCTTCATTGTGTATTTCAATCCATGCTTGAACCAGTTTAAGCTTCTTCTTTGGTAGATTACCTTCAATAATCTCACCATCATCAATGGATATTATGGCACTATGCTCTCCATAGTGGGCATGAATGTGCGGAAGATGATGCTTTCTATCATCAAAACAAAACATATAAACGATGATTCCATAGAACATTGATATGGTAGGCATTTACTCATCTCCTTTCCATGGGCTGTATTTCTTTTACACCACTATTTTACCGCTCAACTTATACCACATTTTTTAAAAGATGTCAAGAGTTTTTTTCAGCAATTCTCGGTGAATCTGAATAAACAAGTCAGGTAAGCTCAAATAACCACCATAAAGCCATTTTTTGTGTTTTAAGCATTTTTTTCGCTATGATTGTCCTGAACTTTTTCATCTAAATCTGTCCATAATTACCTTTAAAAACCTGTTCTGGTTCTGAATTAATTCAAAACAGGTCAGAATTGGGCACATCTCACCCCTTGTCACCATATCCTCAATCTTAAACTTATCCCCTTTTGTAACCGTTCAGCCACAGAGGCACAGAGTTCACAGAGAATTAGAGAAATTAACCACAAATGGATACGAATTAACCTCTGACATCCCATAAATGTAGTGCGAACCTTTAAGTTCGCCTTTTGGCTTGCCAGAAGCGAAGATAACGCCTCGCACTACAAATCCTTTTGATTTGTGTTCATTCGTGGTTATATATTCCCTCTGTGTTCTCTGTGACTCTGTGGCTATATCCTGAACGGTTACGTCATAAGATTCAAGCAGTGGGATTAGAAGAGGCAGGTCTAAAATAAAAACCTGCCTCTCCTAACAATAAAGGGGTGAGAAAAAGGACATATTTTTATTGCCAGAATCTACCTGTTAGCCTCAGGTAAAATCCACGGGCTGAATAACTGTCATCAGGTATCTCACCATCTTTGTAGTCGATGAGGTTATATCCTAAGACAAATTTAAAGTGGCTGTTAAATCCAAAACCTAACTCTAATATAGGATTTATCTTATAGTCATTGGTCAAGTGTTGATGTAGAATTCTATACCCACCGGTTATATCAAACCTTTCGTTAATATTATAAGTCAATCTACCAATTATAAGGTCAATATGAGAAATAATATCCTCTACCTCTATCCTCCTCATCGCATACTTTCCCAATAGACTCCATTTATTAGTTGGAACATAGATAGATTCTAAGGAAGCAATTGCACTTTTATTGCCAAATTCACATTTACTCAATAGGTTAAATTTATTAGTATGAGGAGGTCTGTAGGCTAAGGCAACTAACATTTTTGATTCTGAAGAATCAGTTTCTGTCCCTCTGGCATCTTTTTTAATCTTCTCATAGGTATATTTCCCATAGGTTGTTAAACCGTATTGGAATTTCTGTTTTAGGTCTGCAATCAATAATGTAGTAGAATCATCAGTATTTTCATCTTTGGAGTAAGAATATTTTAGAGATGTATCTAAGTCATTAGTAATTTTCTGTTTAAGTTCAACCTCTCCTGAAATAGTCTCCTCTTTATCCAATTCTTTTTTAACTTCGTTTTTAGCTGACAATTTTGTTTTATCAGTTGGTGTAAAATTTACCCCAAATGAGTTAGTGGTGGAATCAATTATCTTTCCTGCACCACTCTCTTTTTCTGCATTATTTGCCGCCGAAATGACTATCTTTGGATGTGGTGAATAATCTATTCCAATGGTAGTAGCTATGGATTTGGTCTTCGTCCCTTCGATGTAGTCAGCATTCCAACCAAGTGCACAGGAGGTATTTAACGATACCGATTTAAGAAGTTGAGTTGTTGCTCCTATTGTAAGGTTGTGTGTTCTAAGAAGACGCCTACCATGTGACATTTTATCAGTTAAGTCATATTGGATAGAGGGGAATATTCTATCATATTGTGATGTTAGTTTGAGGTTAACATCATGAGTTATTGTATCTAAATCACGATTAATAAAATTATCATAGTCTGTAAGGCTATATTTTAATCCAAAATCATGCCTACCTATTGAACCTCTATCTCCTAAAGTAAACATCTGTTTACGGCTCTCTCGAATTTGGTTACTTACCTTATTTTCTTCTTGAAAATTTGCAAAGAATGTAGAGCTATCAAGCTCCTGTTTAAACCCCAGTCCAAATATATCAGTTTTTGTCTTATTTTTCTGGGGTTCATTAGTAGTTATCTTCTTTTGGACATATAAGGCTTTATCAGTCATTAACTCGTAATCAACTCGTGAGCCATATTCTCGTATATCCTTTTGAGTAGTAAGATTAGTGATATCATAAAACTCTGGTCCATATTGGTTAAAATCGTCTCTTTCTTTATCAGCAGTAGCCTCAATTTTATTAGAGAAGTTAGCTCCAATTTGATGATAAAAGGTCTTAACCTTGCATTTATCGTTTGAGTGAGAAGATAAGGTTTCTATAAAAGAGGCGGAGTTGTTAACTTTTGGATTTAATAGTTCTAAATCACCATCGGTCTT
This window encodes:
- a CDS encoding DUF2442 domain-containing protein produces the protein MLKVIHVEPIDSYKLKVNLSDGQSGTFDVSPYLNKGVFRELKNKDYFSTVRVAFGGIVWPHEQDFSADTISYEMERI
- a CDS encoding DUF4160 domain-containing protein, which gives rise to MPTISMFYGIIVYMFCFDDRKHHLPHIHAHYGEHSAIISIDDGEIIEGNLPKKKLKLVQAWIEIHNEDLLADWKLAIDGQELFKIDPLK